Proteins from a genomic interval of Carnobacterium inhibens subsp. inhibens DSM 13024:
- a CDS encoding HIT family protein — protein MEWYENRILSAKNGTNPMLIKELKGGYAVFGDVQFLPGYCVLLPKREVNSLNDLPLEEREQFLSDMSILGDAIIHSCNPIRVNYDILGNTDNYLHAHVFPRFKWEKEERRRMPVWLYDSSNWQKKETAYNPKQHDEIRNSILDYLNKHYS, from the coding sequence ATGGAATGGTACGAGAACCGAATTTTATCTGCAAAAAATGGAACTAATCCAATGTTGATAAAAGAACTAAAAGGTGGTTATGCTGTTTTTGGAGATGTACAGTTTTTACCCGGATATTGTGTTTTATTACCAAAAAGAGAAGTGAATTCTTTAAATGACTTACCTTTAGAGGAACGTGAACAGTTTCTTTCTGACATGAGTATTTTGGGAGATGCTATTATACATAGTTGCAATCCTATCAGAGTGAATTATGACATTTTAGGAAATACTGATAACTATTTACATGCTCATGTTTTTCCACGTTTTAAATGGGAAAAAGAAGAACGAAGACGTATGCCTGTGTGGTTGTATGATAGTTCTAACTGGCAAAAAAAGGAAACGGCTTATAATCCTAAACAGCACGATGAAATACGCAATAGCATTCTAGATTATTTAAACAAACATTATTCCTAA
- a CDS encoding ArdC-like ssDNA-binding domain-containing protein, with amino-acid sequence MANSSNTFHKWLLETLHENELVLDLKNITLKNELQNSLQALNDFLVDDWFSSEEGTSIADQVEINLDKQRENHLQKDFPLFIAGNLELTVSKSTKNKGYQVTTFNHTGALSDHQENSLKGCLKYLKELNAYPLDKHLSSYFSQEGSIAMANQYKKISEAEKKKEIDQLTEKMTTQVQTYTETTEQMTELLDFMSQFRDYSIRNQFMIRSQHKGANGVASYQRFKELGFPVQKGEKGIKIWVPMTVTQFKTKDGEWKNQTKATIEEKEWIKKNQSTDNVKTFTRFKLGTVFDVTQTHAKPEDYPAIFPNKKNQFDFGGKDLDLLNQSLLEYSNSTNIPIIKEPFRDSAAKGYYMPSTHSITLNTKNTETENVHTLIHELAHAEMHNSSKLKNKELTMQAAPVLEYQAEMTAYVVGKYYGLDTENHSLRYISKWTNNLEKVEDKINSLSEVKKVSEKLIDQLDLIIEQTTERKQGLSPDKVEVIATKLGFLTDKNNQNQYKQLKDTSLKINTIQLLKNNPSDKLTLYSIELVSKEQTFDYVMATGKNKKEIATDWLGEKTANDWLKEDVKYHVLHKDLNQELNTEKIMDIVNLTENEKVSMGDFSNQNKIDKNMLASPSL; translated from the coding sequence ATGGCGAACTCATCTAATACATTTCATAAATGGTTATTGGAAACGCTACACGAGAATGAGTTAGTGTTGGACTTAAAGAATATAACGCTAAAAAATGAGCTTCAGAATAGTTTGCAAGCTCTGAACGATTTCTTAGTCGATGATTGGTTTAGTAGCGAAGAGGGTACTTCTATTGCCGATCAAGTTGAAATTAATTTAGACAAACAAAGGGAAAATCATCTTCAGAAAGATTTTCCGTTATTTATAGCAGGAAATCTTGAATTAACGGTTTCAAAAAGTACAAAGAATAAAGGGTATCAAGTTACAACGTTTAATCATACAGGAGCATTATCAGATCATCAGGAGAATTCATTAAAAGGCTGTTTGAAGTATTTAAAAGAATTAAATGCCTATCCTTTAGATAAACACCTGTCAAGCTACTTTAGCCAAGAGGGGAGTATAGCAATGGCCAACCAGTATAAAAAAATTTCAGAAGCTGAAAAGAAGAAAGAAATTGATCAACTAACCGAAAAAATGACTACACAAGTTCAAACTTATACAGAAACAACTGAACAGATGACGGAATTACTTGATTTTATGAGCCAGTTCAGAGATTACTCTATCCGGAATCAATTCATGATTCGCTCGCAGCATAAAGGAGCAAATGGAGTAGCATCCTATCAACGATTTAAAGAATTAGGCTTTCCAGTTCAAAAAGGAGAAAAAGGGATTAAAATTTGGGTTCCAATGACTGTTACCCAGTTTAAAACTAAAGATGGTGAATGGAAAAATCAAACGAAAGCAACGATAGAAGAAAAGGAATGGATAAAGAAAAATCAGTCTACAGATAACGTCAAAACATTTACGCGTTTTAAGTTAGGGACGGTTTTTGACGTGACACAAACACACGCGAAACCAGAAGATTATCCAGCTATTTTCCCAAATAAAAAGAATCAGTTTGATTTTGGAGGGAAAGACTTAGATTTATTGAATCAATCACTACTGGAGTATTCAAATAGCACTAATATTCCAATAATTAAAGAGCCGTTTCGTGATTCGGCTGCTAAGGGGTATTATATGCCGTCTACACATTCTATTACCCTCAATACTAAAAATACAGAAACCGAGAATGTACACACGTTAATTCATGAATTAGCACATGCTGAGATGCATAACAGTAGCAAACTAAAAAATAAAGAGTTAACTATGCAGGCAGCACCTGTTCTTGAATACCAAGCAGAAATGACAGCGTATGTAGTAGGGAAGTATTACGGATTAGATACAGAAAATCATTCCTTACGGTACATATCTAAATGGACGAATAATTTAGAAAAAGTTGAGGACAAAATAAACTCTTTATCAGAAGTGAAAAAAGTTTCTGAGAAATTGATTGATCAACTGGATTTGATTATTGAACAAACAACCGAAAGAAAACAAGGACTGAGCCCCGATAAGGTCGAAGTAATTGCTACAAAGTTAGGATTTTTGACAGATAAAAACAATCAAAATCAATACAAGCAATTAAAAGATACAAGTCTTAAAATAAACACCATTCAACTATTAAAAAATAACCCTAGCGATAAGTTAACTCTTTATTCGATTGAACTTGTCTCTAAGGAACAGACATTTGATTATGTTATGGCTACGGGTAAAAATAAAAAAGAGATTGCAACCGATTGGTTAGGAGAAAAGACTGCTAACGATTGGCTAAAAGAAGACGTTAAATATCACGTGTTGCATAAGGATCTTAATCAAGAACTAAATACAGAAAAAATAATGGATATAGTCAACCTAACCGAAAATGAGAAAGTATCAATGGGTGATTTTTCAAATCAGAATAAGATTGATAAAAACATGTTAGCTTCTCCATCTTTATAA
- a CDS encoding alpha/beta hydrolase family protein → MKVLTNNQFKYAIFKPNNNKNTEKTILIYHGWGGSIDHYFNLAEKLAQEGYTVVIPEVIYHDSRNPLNKPFETKNRQEFFWKVITNSIDEFDEFVSLLQIDKKKLILLGNSMGGFIVTGIYGQQSTLGGAASINGSGSFLLSETIFRKMDNRGNLSIKEEQSLKEYDPVEQTNCESPLLIMHGDSDNIISINGQNNYYHYLLTNKKRKNINFKIYEGINHEFNLEMTNDFIDWLNEI, encoded by the coding sequence TTGAAAGTACTTACTAATAACCAATTCAAATACGCTATTTTTAAACCCAATAATAATAAAAATACTGAAAAAACAATCCTTATTTACCATGGGTGGGGCGGTAGCATTGACCATTATTTTAATTTAGCTGAAAAGTTAGCTCAGGAAGGATACACCGTTGTTATCCCAGAAGTAATTTATCATGATAGTAGAAACCCATTAAATAAACCGTTTGAAACAAAGAATAGGCAAGAATTTTTCTGGAAAGTAATAACTAATAGTATAGACGAGTTTGACGAATTTGTGAGCTTATTACAAATTGACAAAAAAAAGCTTATCCTATTGGGAAATTCTATGGGTGGGTTTATTGTAACGGGAATATATGGTCAGCAGTCAACCTTAGGTGGGGCAGCAAGTATTAATGGATCAGGATCTTTTCTTTTATCAGAAACAATTTTTAGAAAGATGGACAATCGAGGTAATCTTTCAATTAAAGAAGAACAATCGTTAAAAGAATATGACCCAGTTGAACAAACTAACTGTGAATCTCCATTATTGATTATGCATGGAGATTCGGACAATATAATTTCAATTAACGGTCAAAATAACTATTATCACTATTTATTAACTAATAAAAAACGAAAAAATATAAATTTTAAAATTTATGAAGGTATCAACCACGAGTTTAATTTAGAAATGACTAATGATTTCATTGATTGGCTAAATGAAATCTAG
- a CDS encoding tyrosine-type recombinase/integrase: MSYNVQPLRTQQEINDFLFCLRRNKNADRDVFLFLIGINSGLRMSDIVKLKKQDLISSKNPRIVEKKTGKTRILYLSSLQDLIQDYTKKLEPEDYLFPSTKGGHVEVNTVYQMFQKVAKLLGRDDIGTHTLRKTFGYHYYKKTKDVATLMEIFGHSSEKITKRYIGINEDEISETLLNFRLGF; this comes from the coding sequence ATGAGTTACAACGTCCAACCATTACGGACTCAGCAAGAAATAAACGACTTTTTATTTTGTTTAAGACGCAATAAAAACGCAGATCGGGATGTTTTTCTGTTTTTGATCGGCATTAATAGCGGGTTGCGCATGTCTGATATCGTAAAATTGAAGAAACAAGACCTGATTTCCTCAAAAAATCCCCGTATTGTCGAAAAGAAAACGGGAAAGACGCGTATTTTATATTTGAGTAGTTTACAAGACTTGATCCAAGACTATACAAAAAAACTAGAACCCGAGGATTATCTGTTTCCTAGCACCAAAGGTGGACATGTAGAAGTGAATACAGTCTATCAGATGTTTCAAAAGGTCGCTAAGCTCTTAGGAAGAGACGATATCGGCACGCACACGCTGCGGAAGACGTTTGGTTACCACTATTACAAGAAAACCAAAGACGTGGCCACACTGATGGAAATATTCGGTCATAGCAGTGAGAAAATCACAAAGCGCTATATTGGGATCAATGAAGATGAAATTAGTGAGACGTTATTGAACTTTAGACTAGGATTTTAA
- a CDS encoding NUDIX hydrolase translates to MDRYHRAFGVYGILYRKNKLLVIKKTSGPYINRFDLPGGSQEFGERLEDTLVREIKEETNLTVKAFQQLGVVNFLYPWRYENTNMNNHIATFYEIDSFIGENFEKVDQFLGQDSVGSIWLPLEELTEDNSSLLVLKAKEYIQKGTFIDKGWILDKWNILDSPVY, encoded by the coding sequence ATGGATAGATACCATAGGGCATTTGGAGTTTATGGAATACTTTATAGAAAAAATAAACTTTTAGTTATCAAAAAAACAAGTGGTCCCTATATTAATAGATTTGATTTACCTGGAGGTAGTCAAGAATTTGGAGAAAGATTAGAAGATACTTTAGTTAGAGAAATCAAAGAAGAAACTAATTTAACAGTGAAAGCTTTTCAACAGTTAGGTGTAGTTAATTTTCTGTATCCATGGAGATATGAAAATACTAATATGAATAATCATATAGCTACATTTTATGAGATTGATTCTTTTATAGGAGAAAATTTTGAAAAGGTAGATCAATTTCTTGGTCAAGACTCTGTAGGTTCCATATGGTTACCTCTGGAAGAATTAACTGAGGACAATTCTTCTCTTTTAGTATTAAAAGCAAAAGAATATATCCAAAAAGGAACCTTTATAGATAAAGGCTGGATTCTTGATAAATGGAATATATTAGATTCACCAGTATATTAA
- the mobQ gene encoding MobQ family relaxase: MAIYHLSAKIISRSKGQSAISSAAYRSGDKLYSERYNETKLYRRDIQPVTFILKPTHAPDWCLNRERLWNEVENYEKSKNAQLSREFNVALPVELSVFEQEKLTLDYCQKNFVDLGMVADISIHRDDEMNPHFHVMLTTRPFDENGNWDVKSRKIYINDEEGNPIYTKSGYRQNRKANVTDWDSKERMQKWRENWATMANHSLKENGINQTISEKSYADLGEKKQPTIHEGFVAREMEAKGKNSDRIQINKEIKESNAKAAIVYTLKKDAEEIKETETIVRSLSPTEKKEITRLSKELKTYISFDQIEDKKRMLNNWSNSARVNNLFKEDTKTLNLIESQMELVEKADSLILKESERLLEHYYPTIDQKNLSDYQVKTLANRTVKEDRVIQPEEVEKILEHSNQQELYHEVSKVVKRPYDSYSVYEEKNKLLNQTVVSIVEKYQVDFKDVKTVESLPDTVYTTLKNSIKEQERNKIAMKVIQNYYDDKISRIFPSLELDDQDIPTKELFSKAIDYYGDQLTVDNLIHLKERPLIKFTLEEQHIAVAYFTDYGKAGNLNNDESIDVSSLTMSEELKTILIDRPDLHDLLLNECIETGVLNVEQADTLKEQKTSEFSFSQQKSMPSSQLLNYLFRPQQLDQILASLDYEEREKLRALEKELKKKKPKRSFKGPKR; the protein is encoded by the coding sequence ATGGCTATTTATCATTTGTCTGCAAAAATTATTTCTAGAAGTAAAGGTCAATCGGCCATTTCAAGTGCAGCTTATCGTTCAGGTGATAAATTGTATAGCGAGCGGTATAACGAAACAAAACTCTACCGTCGAGATATACAGCCTGTTACGTTTATATTGAAGCCTACTCATGCTCCTGACTGGTGCTTAAATCGAGAACGATTATGGAACGAAGTTGAAAATTATGAAAAATCAAAGAATGCGCAACTTTCTAGAGAATTTAATGTTGCATTGCCTGTGGAATTATCGGTTTTCGAACAAGAAAAATTAACGTTAGACTATTGTCAGAAAAATTTTGTCGACCTTGGAATGGTGGCGGATATTTCTATTCATAGAGACGATGAAATGAACCCTCATTTTCACGTAATGTTGACGACTCGCCCTTTCGATGAAAATGGCAATTGGGACGTAAAATCGCGTAAAATTTATATTAATGATGAAGAAGGTAATCCGATCTATACAAAAAGTGGCTACCGTCAAAATAGAAAAGCAAATGTAACGGACTGGGATTCGAAGGAACGGATGCAAAAATGGAGAGAAAATTGGGCCACCATGGCTAATCATTCTTTAAAAGAAAATGGGATTAATCAAACAATCTCAGAAAAATCTTACGCAGATTTAGGAGAAAAAAAGCAGCCTACCATTCATGAAGGATTTGTTGCGAGAGAGATGGAAGCCAAAGGAAAAAATAGCGACCGTATTCAAATCAATAAAGAAATTAAAGAGTCTAATGCAAAAGCAGCCATTGTTTATACGTTAAAAAAAGACGCTGAAGAAATAAAAGAGACGGAGACGATTGTTCGTTCTCTTAGTCCAACAGAAAAGAAGGAAATTACTCGTTTATCAAAAGAACTGAAGACATACATTTCATTTGATCAGATTGAAGATAAGAAGCGAATGCTGAACAATTGGTCAAATTCTGCGAGAGTAAACAATCTCTTTAAAGAAGACACGAAGACGTTGAATTTGATTGAGTCTCAAATGGAATTAGTAGAGAAAGCAGATAGCCTCATTTTAAAAGAATCTGAGCGATTACTTGAACACTATTATCCAACCATAGATCAAAAGAATTTATCTGATTATCAGGTGAAAACTTTAGCGAATCGAACGGTAAAAGAGGACCGCGTGATCCAACCAGAAGAAGTAGAAAAGATACTGGAACACTCTAACCAACAAGAACTGTATCATGAGGTATCAAAGGTTGTTAAACGTCCGTATGATTCCTATTCAGTCTATGAAGAAAAAAACAAGCTGTTGAATCAAACGGTAGTGTCCATTGTAGAAAAATACCAGGTGGATTTCAAAGATGTAAAAACAGTAGAAAGTCTTCCGGATACGGTTTACACGACATTAAAAAATAGTATCAAAGAGCAAGAAAGAAATAAGATTGCTATGAAAGTGATTCAAAACTATTATGATGACAAAATTTCTCGAATATTTCCTTCTTTAGAACTGGATGATCAAGATATTCCGACTAAGGAGCTCTTTTCTAAAGCCATTGATTACTATGGAGATCAATTGACAGTTGACAATTTAATTCACTTAAAAGAAAGACCGCTGATTAAGTTTACACTAGAAGAACAACACATCGCAGTCGCGTACTTTACCGACTATGGAAAAGCTGGAAATCTCAACAACGATGAATCTATAGACGTTTCTTCTTTAACTATGAGTGAGGAATTGAAGACTATCCTAATAGATAGACCAGATTTGCACGATTTGTTGCTCAATGAGTGTATCGAAACGGGAGTACTGAATGTAGAGCAAGCTGATACATTAAAAGAACAAAAAACGAGTGAATTTTCTTTTTCTCAACAAAAATCTATGCCCTCCAGCCAATTGTTGAACTATTTATTTAGACCTCAACAGTTAGATCAAATTCTGGCTTCATTAGATTACGAAGAAAGAGAAAAATTACGAGCGCTAGAAAAAGAACTGAAGAAAAAGAAACCTAAACGTTCTTTTAAAGGACCAAAGCGGTGA
- a CDS encoding GNAT family N-acetyltransferase, whose protein sequence is MKLDKIMYYRKHTNILKNKKRRFYMNIRKLNEDDTEKYQALRLIALKKSPEAFGSTFEREKNFTLETVKQRILSTETKFTLGAFDKKNALMGTVLFVRDSNIKMQHKGSILGLYVSPDSRGQGVAKSLLNKVIEVARRWNGVEQINLTVVSSNLFAKKIYSDLGFEVFGTEMKAMKYDNQYYNEDMMVLFL, encoded by the coding sequence ATGAAATTAGATAAAATCATGTATTATAGAAAACACACTAATATTTTAAAGAATAAGAAAAGGAGATTTTATATGAATATTCGGAAACTAAATGAAGATGATACGGAAAAGTATCAAGCATTAAGACTAATAGCATTAAAAAAAAGCCCTGAAGCATTTGGTTCTACATTTGAAAGAGAAAAAAACTTTACTCTCGAAACGGTTAAACAACGAATTCTATCAACAGAAACAAAATTTACTTTAGGAGCTTTTGACAAAAAAAATGCTTTAATGGGTACGGTTTTATTTGTCCGAGATAGTAATATTAAAATGCAGCATAAAGGTTCTATTTTGGGGCTTTATGTTTCTCCTGATAGTCGTGGGCAAGGAGTAGCCAAATCCTTATTAAATAAAGTTATTGAAGTTGCAAGGAGATGGAATGGAGTGGAACAGATTAATTTAACAGTGGTTTCATCTAATTTATTTGCTAAAAAAATATATTCTGATCTTGGCTTTGAAGTTTTTGGAACTGAAATGAAAGCCATGAAATATGATAACCAATATTATAATGAAGACATGATGGTCTTATTTTTATAA
- a CDS encoding type IV toxin-antitoxin system AbiEi family antitoxin domain-containing protein: protein MTQIKDKEEHSKTKLLLQLIKEQNGTVTFQDAKKAGIHKEYVLKLFHENILEKVGPGSYVAIDQFPDEYYILQKRFKKGIYSHETALYLHDLTDVTPFDYHMTFPRGYNNPSLKENNILAKHSRRDNYLIGLMTMKSPHGNSIRVYDRERTICDIFSKNNRTDKDVQINALKRYLTTAEKDLIKLMQYAQLFKVDRDLRRYMEVLV, encoded by the coding sequence ATGACGCAAATAAAAGACAAAGAAGAACATTCAAAAACAAAATTATTGTTGCAATTGATAAAAGAGCAAAATGGGACCGTTACTTTTCAAGACGCTAAAAAGGCTGGTATTCATAAAGAATATGTACTCAAATTATTCCATGAAAATATTTTAGAAAAAGTTGGTCCAGGTTCTTACGTTGCGATTGATCAATTTCCTGATGAATACTATATTTTGCAAAAAAGATTTAAAAAAGGCATTTATTCTCATGAAACAGCTCTCTATCTTCATGATTTAACGGATGTGACCCCTTTCGATTACCATATGACCTTTCCAAGGGGATACAATAATCCTTCTTTAAAGGAAAATAATATCTTAGCTAAACATAGTAGAAGAGACAACTATTTAATTGGATTAATGACTATGAAAAGTCCACATGGAAACTCAATTCGTGTCTATGATAGGGAAAGAACCATTTGTGACATCTTTTCAAAAAACAATCGGACGGATAAAGATGTTCAAATTAATGCCCTTAAACGGTATTTAACAACAGCAGAGAAAGATCTTATCAAATTAATGCAATACGCACAACTATTTAAAGTAGATCGTGACTTAAGAAGATATATGGAGGTGTTAGTATAA
- a CDS encoding nucleotidyl transferase AbiEii/AbiGii toxin family protein, translating into MKTKIKNKAQKEQIDAQMLMRNYMLERMLVRISKSKYRHSFILKGGFLIGSLIGVDKRTTMDIDTTITGTTVSSDVLKTIFLELCELDIGDHIQFEFQNIQEIREEDDYPGYRVAIVASLQTMAIPIKVDITTGDIIIPKEIHYKHKLMFEEEEISILSYPIETLLAEKIQTIYYRGVFNTRARDFYDVYMLSQLEPSRIDYDLLRKALTATCNKRNTPNIMRDYIKTLEFIRTNDEMRQIWSNYQNKTDYTNNLSFDEACDALHHLLTLVYTNPPINNSIE; encoded by the coding sequence TTGAAAACTAAGATTAAAAATAAAGCTCAAAAAGAACAAATAGACGCACAAATGCTTATGAGAAATTATATGTTGGAACGAATGTTAGTCAGAATCAGTAAATCAAAATATAGGCATTCCTTTATTTTAAAAGGTGGATTTTTGATTGGTTCTCTTATTGGCGTAGACAAACGGACCACTATGGACATTGATACGACTATTACCGGTACAACTGTTTCATCCGATGTGCTAAAAACGATATTCTTAGAGCTATGTGAGTTAGATATAGGAGATCACATTCAATTCGAGTTCCAAAATATTCAAGAAATTCGTGAAGAAGATGACTATCCGGGTTATAGAGTAGCTATAGTTGCCAGTTTGCAAACAATGGCTATTCCGATAAAAGTAGACATTACAACCGGTGACATCATTATTCCAAAAGAAATTCACTATAAACATAAATTAATGTTTGAGGAAGAAGAAATTTCTATCCTTTCTTACCCTATAGAAACACTTTTAGCAGAAAAAATTCAAACGATTTACTATCGTGGTGTGTTCAATACCCGAGCTAGGGATTTCTATGATGTCTATATGTTAAGTCAATTAGAACCTAGTCGAATTGACTATGATTTATTAAGAAAAGCCCTAACCGCCACTTGTAACAAGAGAAATACACCTAATATTATGCGAGATTATATAAAAACGTTGGAGTTTATACGAACCAATGATGAAATGAGACAAATCTGGTCTAATTATCAAAATAAGACGGATTATACGAATAACTTAAGTTTTGACGAGGCATGTGACGCCTTACATCATTTGTTAACCCTTGTGTACACTAATCCTCCAATAAATAATTCTATTGAATAG